The following are encoded together in the Mycolicibacterium arabiense genome:
- a CDS encoding single-stranded DNA-binding protein translates to MFETPIALVGNIVSEPVRRRVGEQDLTRLRVASNSRRKAADGSWQAGDTLYVTVSCWGALALGAGGSLVKGDPVVVVGHLYTNEYDDKEGNKRSTNEIRAISVGPDLARSVARITSTRRLVGVGPGAGDGGDAGTESAGTGHADPGDVDDDGADGLSDASEAGLTLTA, encoded by the coding sequence ATGTTCGAGACACCCATCGCCCTCGTCGGCAACATCGTCAGCGAGCCCGTGCGGCGCCGCGTCGGCGAGCAGGACCTCACCCGCCTCCGGGTGGCCAGCAACTCCCGCCGCAAGGCGGCCGACGGCAGCTGGCAGGCCGGGGACACGCTGTACGTGACGGTCAGCTGCTGGGGTGCGCTGGCGCTGGGAGCCGGCGGATCGCTGGTCAAGGGCGACCCGGTCGTGGTCGTCGGCCACCTCTACACCAATGAGTACGACGACAAGGAGGGCAACAAGCGCTCGACCAACGAGATCCGCGCCATCTCCGTCGGGCCGGACCTCGCGCGCAGCGTCGCACGCATCACCTCGACGCGACGACTGGTTGGCGTCGGTCCCGGCGCCGGCGACGGTGGCGATGCGGGCACGGAATCCGCCGGCACCGGCCACGCCGACCCCGGCGACGTCGACGACGACGGTGCGGACGGCTTGTCGGACGCGTCGGAGGCGGGGCTGACGCTCACGGCGTAG
- a CDS encoding cytochrome c oxidase assembly protein, which yields MTTTTAPPSTRRGAVGPILVAVALLAGCTAAGLGALALADALTATGLPDPGPITSYGLPFVRAAGEIAAVVAVGSFLFAAFLVPPQTSGVLDVAGYRALRIGTVASGTWAVCAALLVPLTVSDVTGQPLTPQLSPSSIWSVAGLVETAGLWRWTAALAAIVTIAAIPVLRWSWTPLLFAGSLVTLLPLALAGHSSSGGSHDLATNSLIMHLVAGAIWAGGLLALLVHALRGGAHADVAARRFSAIALWCFVAMAVSGVVNALVRIRPEDLLTSSYGGLIVAKVVALGVLAFIGWQHRRRSVAALAEDAESRRPLIRLAVVEAVVFALTFGIAVALGRTPPPPPLVLNPSIPAVELGYDLAGPPTVARLLFDWRFDLILGTAALVFAAVYVAGVVRLRRRGDAWPTGRIVAWLCGCAVLLFTTSSGVGRYMPAMFSVHMSAHMLLSMLVPVLLVLGAPVTLALRALPAAGRGDPPGLREWLLAALHSKVSRFLTHPIVALVLFVAGFYGLYFGGLFDAAADSHAAHVAMNVHFLLSGYLFYWVVIGVDPTPRPIPPLAKLGIVFASLPLHAFFGVVLMGTKALLAGDFYESLGLPWHTDLVDDQKLGGAIAWSAGEVPLVLVLLALLIQWRRTDQRTATRMDRAADRDDDADLAAYNAMLAQMAKRESESR from the coding sequence ATGACCACCACCACCGCGCCGCCGAGTACCCGCCGTGGTGCGGTCGGCCCGATCCTGGTGGCCGTCGCACTGCTCGCCGGGTGCACCGCTGCGGGGCTGGGCGCGCTGGCGCTGGCCGACGCACTCACCGCCACCGGGCTGCCCGATCCGGGTCCGATCACCAGCTACGGCCTGCCGTTCGTGCGGGCTGCGGGCGAGATCGCCGCCGTCGTGGCCGTCGGCTCCTTCCTGTTCGCCGCGTTCCTGGTGCCGCCGCAGACCAGCGGCGTGCTCGACGTCGCCGGGTACCGCGCGCTGCGCATCGGCACCGTCGCGTCCGGGACGTGGGCGGTGTGCGCGGCGCTGCTGGTGCCGTTGACCGTCTCCGACGTCACTGGTCAACCGCTGACCCCGCAGCTCAGTCCATCGTCCATCTGGTCGGTGGCCGGTCTCGTCGAGACGGCCGGGCTGTGGCGCTGGACCGCGGCGCTGGCCGCCATCGTCACCATCGCGGCCATCCCGGTGCTGCGCTGGTCGTGGACCCCGCTGCTGTTCGCCGGCTCGCTAGTGACCCTGCTCCCGCTGGCCCTTGCCGGTCACTCGTCGTCGGGTGGCTCGCACGACCTGGCCACCAACAGCCTGATCATGCACCTCGTCGCGGGCGCGATCTGGGCAGGCGGCCTGCTTGCGCTGCTGGTCCACGCGCTGCGCGGTGGGGCGCACGCCGACGTCGCGGCGCGGCGATTCTCCGCGATCGCGCTGTGGTGCTTCGTCGCGATGGCGGTATCCGGCGTCGTCAACGCGCTGGTGCGGATCCGGCCGGAGGATCTGCTGACCAGCAGCTACGGCGGCCTGATCGTGGCCAAGGTCGTCGCCTTGGGCGTACTGGCCTTCATCGGCTGGCAGCACCGGCGGCGGAGCGTGGCCGCGTTGGCCGAGGACGCCGAGAGCCGCCGTCCACTGATCCGGCTCGCCGTGGTCGAGGCGGTGGTGTTCGCGCTGACGTTCGGCATCGCTGTGGCACTCGGACGGACGCCGCCCCCGCCGCCGCTCGTGCTCAACCCGTCGATCCCCGCCGTCGAACTGGGCTACGACCTCGCGGGTCCGCCCACGGTGGCGCGGCTGCTGTTCGACTGGCGCTTCGACCTGATCCTTGGCACGGCGGCGCTGGTCTTCGCTGCCGTCTACGTCGCGGGCGTCGTGCGGCTGCGCCGTCGCGGCGACGCCTGGCCGACCGGACGCATCGTCGCCTGGCTGTGCGGTTGCGCCGTGCTGCTGTTCACGACGTCGTCGGGGGTCGGGCGCTACATGCCCGCGATGTTCAGCGTGCACATGTCGGCGCACATGCTGCTGTCGATGCTGGTGCCGGTCCTGCTGGTCCTCGGAGCGCCGGTGACGCTGGCGCTGCGGGCACTGCCCGCCGCAGGCCGCGGCGATCCGCCGGGCCTGCGGGAGTGGCTGCTCGCCGCGCTGCACAGCAAGGTGTCGAGGTTCCTGACGCACCCGATCGTGGCGCTGGTCCTCTTCGTGGCCGGCTTCTACGGTCTGTACTTCGGTGGGCTGTTCGACGCCGCCGCGGACAGTCACGCCGCGCACGTGGCGATGAACGTGCACTTCCTGCTCAGTGGGTACCTGTTCTACTGGGTCGTGATCGGCGTCGACCCGACGCCACGCCCGATTCCGCCGTTGGCCAAGCTCGGCATCGTGTTCGCCTCACTGCCGCTGCACGCCTTCTTCGGCGTCGTGCTGATGGGCACCAAGGCGCTGCTCGCCGGGGACTTCTACGAGTCGCTGGGCCTGCCGTGGCACACCGACCTCGTCGACGACCAGAAGCTCGGCGGTGCGATCGCGTGGTCGGCGGGCGAGGTGCCATTGGTCCTGGTCCTGCTCGCACTGCTGATCCAGTGGCGCCGAACCGACCAGCGCACCGCGACGCGCATGGACCGCGCTGCCGACCGCGACGACGACGCCGACCTCGCGGCGTACAACGCGATGCTGGCTCAGATGGCCAAGCGCGAGTCCGAGTCGCGCTAG
- a CDS encoding glycerol-3-phosphate 1-O-acyltransferase yields MKPSVDEYATFSPTGDALVLASVGSPAERRLLDDWLDEQRDKHPDARIEVLELPDGDPPGAVLARLVELLEADEDRSVVPSRVFWIPGGLPTRSKVVSFLSGRDTYRPPTALQRRILKRDPARARVVAGEPAKVSELRRQWSDTTVAENPREFAHFVLRRASLAIERVELRLLGPEYKSPRLVKPEMLASARFREGLEKIPDATVDKAGEMLDELSTGWSRFSVDLIPSLGRAIFSRGFDPNIDYDRSQVESMRKALETHPAVLLFSHRSYLDGVIVPVAMQENRLPPVHTFAGINLSFGAMGPLMRHSGVIFIRRRLDDPLYKYVLRQFVGYIVEKRFNLSWSIEGTRSRTGKMLPPKLGLLAYVADAYLDGRSDDILLQPVSISFDQLHETAEYAAYARGGEKTPEGLSWMYNFIKAQGDRNYGKIYVRFPEAVSMREYLGEPHGTMTTEEDAKRLALQKMAFEVAWRILRATPVNASALVSALLLTSRGLALTLDQLHHTLQDSLDYLERKQTPMTNSALRLRTPEGVRAAVDALSNRHPVTRVDGGREPVWLIAPEDEHEAAFYRNTLIDAFLETSIVDLALAHAARVDGDRLEAFWSQAMRLRDLLKFDFYFADSAAFRTHVAEEMSWLARNRETGAPSDGASDWEDDVAAGPDCIAEMLQKKRPVVAGALLRPFFEAYAIVANVLRDAPADIDEKELTRRALGVGNQYVAQGRVRSNESVSALLFATARQVCADRRLLEPAADLADRRAAFRQELRDILEDMSTVETVSRQQFMARESRRRSAAE; encoded by the coding sequence GTGAAGCCGTCGGTCGACGAATACGCCACCTTCAGCCCGACCGGCGACGCGCTGGTCCTCGCGTCCGTCGGTTCGCCCGCCGAACGGCGCCTGCTCGACGACTGGCTCGACGAGCAGCGCGACAAGCATCCGGATGCCCGCATCGAAGTCCTGGAACTCCCCGACGGCGATCCGCCGGGAGCGGTGCTGGCCAGACTGGTGGAGTTGCTCGAGGCCGACGAGGACAGGTCGGTCGTGCCGTCGCGGGTGTTCTGGATTCCCGGCGGTCTACCGACTCGGTCGAAGGTGGTGTCGTTCCTGTCGGGCCGCGACACCTACCGCCCGCCGACCGCGCTGCAGCGCCGCATCCTCAAGCGTGACCCGGCGCGCGCCCGCGTCGTGGCCGGTGAGCCCGCCAAGGTCTCCGAGCTACGCCGTCAGTGGAGCGACACCACGGTCGCCGAGAACCCCCGCGAGTTCGCGCACTTCGTCCTGCGGCGGGCCAGCCTGGCCATCGAGCGCGTCGAATTGCGGTTGCTCGGACCCGAATACAAGTCGCCCCGTCTGGTCAAGCCCGAGATGCTGGCATCGGCGCGGTTCCGCGAGGGCCTCGAGAAGATTCCCGACGCCACCGTCGACAAGGCCGGCGAGATGCTCGACGAATTGTCGACCGGGTGGAGCCGGTTCTCCGTCGACCTGATCCCGTCGCTCGGACGGGCGATCTTCAGCCGCGGCTTCGACCCCAACATCGACTACGACCGCAGCCAGGTCGAGTCCATGCGCAAGGCGCTGGAGACGCATCCGGCCGTGCTGTTGTTCTCGCACCGTTCGTATCTCGACGGCGTCATCGTGCCGGTGGCCATGCAGGAGAACCGGCTGCCTCCGGTGCACACGTTCGCCGGCATCAACCTGTCGTTCGGCGCCATGGGACCGCTCATGCGGCACTCCGGGGTCATCTTCATCCGGCGCCGGCTCGACGACCCGCTGTACAAGTACGTGCTGCGGCAGTTCGTCGGGTACATCGTCGAGAAGCGGTTCAACCTCAGCTGGTCGATCGAAGGCACGCGGTCACGCACCGGAAAGATGTTGCCGCCCAAGCTCGGTCTGCTCGCCTACGTCGCCGACGCGTACCTCGACGGCCGCAGCGACGACATCCTGCTGCAGCCGGTGTCCATCAGCTTCGATCAGCTGCACGAGACGGCGGAGTACGCGGCGTACGCCCGCGGCGGCGAGAAGACGCCCGAGGGCCTGTCCTGGATGTACAACTTCATCAAGGCCCAGGGCGACCGCAACTACGGCAAGATCTACGTTCGCTTCCCCGAAGCGGTGTCGATGCGCGAGTACCTCGGTGAGCCGCACGGCACGATGACCACCGAGGAGGACGCCAAACGCCTTGCGCTGCAGAAGATGGCGTTCGAAGTGGCCTGGCGCATCCTGCGGGCCACCCCGGTCAACGCGTCCGCGCTCGTGTCCGCTCTGCTGCTCACCTCGCGCGGTCTCGCACTCACCCTCGATCAGCTGCACCACACGCTGCAGGACTCCTTGGACTACCTCGAGCGCAAGCAGACCCCGATGACCAACAGTGCCCTGCGCCTCCGCACTCCCGAGGGGGTGCGAGCGGCGGTGGACGCGCTGTCGAACCGGCACCCGGTCACCCGCGTCGACGGGGGACGGGAACCGGTGTGGCTGATCGCCCCGGAGGACGAGCACGAGGCGGCGTTCTACCGCAACACGCTGATCGACGCGTTCCTCGAGACGTCGATCGTCGACCTCGCCCTCGCGCATGCCGCCCGCGTCGACGGCGATCGCCTCGAAGCGTTCTGGTCCCAGGCGATGCGCCTGCGCGACCTGTTGAAGTTCGACTTCTACTTCGCCGACTCTGCGGCCTTCCGTACGCACGTCGCGGAGGAGATGTCGTGGCTGGCGCGCAATCGCGAGACCGGTGCGCCGTCCGACGGCGCCTCCGACTGGGAGGACGACGTCGCCGCGGGCCCCGACTGCATCGCCGAGATGCTGCAGAAGAAGCGGCCGGTGGTCGCCGGTGCGCTGCTGCGTCCGTTCTTCGAGGCCTACGCGATCGTCGCCAACGTGCTGCGCGATGCGCCTGCCGACATCGACGAGAAGGAGCTGACTCGCCGAGCGCTGGGCGTCGGCAATCAGTACGTCGCCCAGGGCAGGGTGCGTAGCAACGAGTCGGTGTCGGCGCTGCTGTTCGCGACGGCGCGGCAGGTGTGCGCCGACCGGCGGCTGCTCGAACCGGCCGCCGATCTCGCCGACCGGCGTGCCGCGTTTAGGCAGGAATTGCGCGACATCCTCGAGGACATGAGCACGGTGGAGACGGTGTCCCGGCAGCAGTTCATGGCGCGGGAGTCGAGGCGGCGTTCAGCCGCCGAATGA
- the ettA gene encoding energy-dependent translational throttle protein EttA, translated as MAEFIYTMRKVRKAHGDKVILDDVTLNFLPGAKIGVVGPNGAGKSSVLRIMAGLDQANNGDAYLQPGATVGILMQEPELDEDKTVRENVEAGVAIKGKLNRYNEVAELMATDYTDELMEEMGRLQEELDAADAWDIDSQLEQAMDALRCPPPDEPVNHLSGGERRRVALCRLLLSKPDLLLLDEPTNHLDAESVMWLEQHLADYKGAILAVTHDRYFLDNVAEWILELDRGRAYPYEGNYSTYLEKKAERIAVQGRKDAKLHKRLTEELAWVRSGAKARQAKNKARLSRYDEMVAEAEKTRKLDFEEIQIPTGPRLGNVVVEVSHLDKGFAGRTLIKDLSFTLPRNGIVGVIGPNGVGKTTLFKTIVGLEAPDSGEVKVGETVKLSYVDQNRGGIDPKKNVWQVVSDGLDFIEVGQNEIPSRAYVSAFGFKGPDQQKPAGVLSGGERNRLNLALTLKEGGNLILLDEPTNDLDVETLSSLENALESFPGCAVVISHDRWFLDRTCTHILAWEGDDDNEAKWFWFEGNFVAYEENKVERLGIDAARPHRVTHRRLTRD; from the coding sequence ATGGCCGAATTCATCTACACGATGCGGAAGGTCCGCAAGGCGCACGGCGACAAGGTCATCCTCGACGACGTCACGCTGAACTTCCTTCCCGGCGCGAAGATCGGCGTCGTCGGGCCCAACGGTGCCGGCAAGTCGAGCGTCTTGCGGATCATGGCCGGTCTCGACCAGGCCAACAACGGCGACGCCTACCTGCAGCCGGGCGCGACGGTCGGGATCCTGATGCAGGAGCCCGAACTCGACGAGGACAAGACCGTCCGCGAGAACGTCGAAGCCGGCGTGGCGATCAAGGGCAAGCTCAACCGGTACAACGAGGTCGCCGAGCTGATGGCGACCGACTACACCGACGAACTCATGGAGGAGATGGGCCGGCTCCAGGAGGAACTCGACGCCGCGGACGCCTGGGACATCGACAGCCAGCTCGAGCAGGCGATGGACGCCCTGCGCTGCCCCCCGCCCGACGAGCCGGTCAACCACCTCTCCGGTGGTGAGCGGCGCCGCGTCGCGCTCTGCCGACTGCTGCTGTCGAAGCCGGACCTGCTGCTGCTCGACGAGCCCACCAACCACCTCGACGCCGAGAGCGTGATGTGGCTCGAGCAGCACCTCGCCGACTACAAGGGCGCCATCCTCGCCGTCACCCACGACCGGTACTTCCTGGACAACGTCGCCGAGTGGATCCTCGAACTCGACCGCGGTCGGGCGTACCCCTACGAGGGCAACTACTCGACGTACCTGGAGAAGAAGGCCGAGCGCATCGCCGTGCAGGGCCGCAAGGACGCCAAACTGCACAAGCGCCTGACCGAGGAACTCGCCTGGGTGCGGTCCGGTGCCAAGGCACGGCAGGCCAAGAACAAGGCGCGCCTGAGCCGCTACGACGAGATGGTCGCCGAGGCGGAGAAGACGCGCAAGCTCGACTTCGAGGAGATCCAGATCCCGACGGGCCCACGCCTGGGCAACGTCGTGGTCGAGGTGAGCCACCTCGACAAGGGCTTCGCGGGTCGCACGTTGATCAAGGACCTCTCGTTCACGCTGCCCCGCAACGGCATCGTCGGCGTGATCGGCCCCAACGGCGTCGGCAAGACCACGCTGTTCAAGACGATCGTCGGCCTCGAAGCGCCCGACAGCGGTGAGGTGAAGGTCGGCGAGACCGTCAAGCTCAGCTACGTCGATCAGAACCGTGGCGGCATCGACCCGAAGAAGAACGTGTGGCAGGTCGTCTCCGATGGTCTGGACTTCATCGAGGTCGGCCAGAACGAGATCCCGTCGCGCGCCTACGTCTCGGCGTTCGGCTTCAAGGGACCCGATCAGCAGAAGCCGGCGGGGGTGCTCTCCGGTGGTGAGCGCAACCGCCTGAACCTGGCGTTGACGCTCAAGGAGGGCGGCAACCTGATCCTGCTCGACGAGCCGACCAACGACCTCGACGTGGAGACGCTGTCCTCGCTGGAGAACGCGCTGGAGTCGTTCCCCGGCTGCGCCGTGGTCATTTCTCACGATCGCTGGTTCCTGGATCGCACCTGCACGCACATCCTCGCCTGGGAGGGCGACGACGACAACGAGGCGAAGTGGTTCTGGTTCGAGGGCAACTTCGTTGCCTACGAGGAGAACAAGGTCGAACGACTCGGCATCGATGCGGCGCGTCCGCACCGCGTGACGCATCGCCGGTTGACCCGCGACTGA